The nucleotide window CATTGGTAAAATACGCTTTCAAATATGCCAGCGAGTTTGCACCCGGCACCGAGCTGTATTATAACGACTTTAATGCCTGGCGTCCCGCCAAGAGAGACGGTATCATACGGATGGTTAAAATGCTGCAGCAGGAAGGCATACGTATTGATGGAGTAGGGATGCAGTCGCATTGGGGTTTAAATTACCCCAGGAATCAATATATCGAAGCAGCCATTGATAGCTATGCCGCTACGGGTATAAAGGTGATGATAACAGAGCTGGATATTGATGTGCTTCCCCTCACCCAAGAGGGACAGATCATTGGCCAGGGAATGGCCGATAAACAATTTCAACTGGAAGAATTTGAAGCCTTTCTCGATCCTTACCCGAAAGCGCTACCTGATAGCGTTCAGCAATTATTAACAGCCCGGTATAAGGAGGTATTTGAAATTTTCCACAGGAAAAGAGATAAGATTTCGCGTGTTACGCTTTGGGGCATACATGATGCCATGAGCTGGAAAAATGATTACCCCATACCCGGCCGTACCAACTACCCTTTGTTGTGGAACAGGGATAAACAGGCTAAGCCAGCGATTGATGCTATTTTAAAAGTCACGGGGCAGTAGAGATAATTACGCCACTAACGATTTGTACATGGAAATACTGGTCATCATTTTAGCTATAGCGCTGCAGGTTTTCTTAACTGTAAAAAAGGTCAGCCCTTTTATTTCGCTTTTAGCAGTTGCTGTTTTCGCCGGCTTTCTGTTAGGCATGCCGGCGCCACAGGTGCTGAAATCTATAGAGACCGGCGTAGGAAGTACACTCGGTGGATTAGCGCTTATTCTTTGCCTGGGAGCTGTATTGGGCAAAATACTGGAGGCAAGCGGCGCTGCTGAAAAGATTGCGGTCACATTAATACAACAATTCGGAGAAAAGAACATTCAATGGGCAGTATTGTTAACGGGTTTTTTGATCGGAATACCGCTCTACTATAATGCCGGGTTTGTGATTTTGGTTCCACTGATCTTCATGCTGACAAAAAAAACAGGATTACCTCTTTTGTATATCGCCATACCCATGGCAGCTTCGCTCAGCACCACTCATTGCTTTTTACCTCCTCATCCCGGCCCCGTGGTATTAGTGAATGCGTTCAATGCCAATATCGGGCAGGTATTGGTTTACGGC belongs to Niabella yanshanensis and includes:
- a CDS encoding endo-1,4-beta-xylanase, coding for MSRNRYPYFFLMVVVLLIAYRNPVSGQQNAVNRMHLKDAYKNAFLIGVAVNDGIVAGADKALQDITVRHFNSITLENSMKAALVNPAPGVFSFKAADAFVDFGKKHQMFIVGHTLVWHNQCPDWFFTNAAGKPNTKTEQLQRLRDHIKTVAGRYAGKVHAWDVVNEVIGEDGKYRATNWVNAVGNGDTLVKYAFKYASEFAPGTELYYNDFNAWRPAKRDGIIRMVKMLQQEGIRIDGVGMQSHWGLNYPRNQYIEAAIDSYAATGIKVMITELDIDVLPLTQEGQIIGQGMADKQFQLEEFEAFLDPYPKALPDSVQQLLTARYKEVFEIFHRKRDKISRVTLWGIHDAMSWKNDYPIPGRTNYPLLWNRDKQAKPAIDAILKVTGQ